The DNA window GCTGCATCGCTCGATCACGCTGCCCGCGGCCTCTCCGGGTATTCTGTCCGGTCTGCGCACAGGTGTGGGCCAGGCCTGGATGACACTCATAGCGGCCGAACTTCTGGGAGTGCCCGGTATGGGTCAGGAGATGAACTCAGCCGCCGGCGTCGGTGCATATGAGGCTGTGGTCATCTATATGCTGGCGATATCGCTGGTCTATACCATCAGTGACTGGCTGTTCAGTTTTGCCGAAGAAAGGATCCTGCGATGGCGCCCGTCCTGAGCATTGACCAGGTCAGCCTGCGCTATCCCGGTGCAGACCAGCCGATCCTGCAGGACTTTTCACTGACCGTGGAGCGTGGCGCCTTTGTTGCGATCGTCGGTGGCTCCGGTGTTGGCAAATCCACTCTGCTGCGCGCGATAGCGGGGCTTTTGCAGCCTGATCAGGGCGAGGTGACACTCGACAGCGCCGAACGTCCGGGCCAGCGCCGGCGCGCCATTGTGTTCCAGGACGGGCGCCTGATGCCCTGGCGGACACTACGGTCCAATGTGGAATACGGACTTGAGGGGCTGTCCCTGCCCGCGGGTGAGCGCACGGCGCGCATCGAAGAGGTGCTGCGGCTGACCGGGCTCGAGGAGCTTGGCGACCGATACCCCCATCAGCTCTCCGGCGGACAGGTTCAGCGCGGCGGCATTGCCAGGGCGCTGGCCGTGAAACCAGATGTGTTGCTGATGGATGAGCCCTTTTCTGCTGTAGACGCACTGACCCGGTCGTCGCTGCAGGACGAACTGACCCAGATCTGGCAGGCCAGCGGTGCGGCGGTGATTTTCGTGACGCATGACATTGCTGAGGCCGCCTTTCTGGCCGACCGGGTTGTGGTGCTGTCCGGTCAGCCCGCCGGAATTGCCTTTGACGAACCGGTGCCGGTCGAACGGCCCCGCAAACGCGAAACAAGCGAGCTGGGCCGGTTCTCAGACGCGGTCGCGGCGGCGCTCTGATCAGGCGCGGCCATCGCCCCTGAGATCCTGCGTCTGCCGGACGAGATACTGCACAACCTGCGCTTCGGACCGATCGATATCGACAGTGATACAGGTTTCATCGGGTCCGGGCGGCTCGAGGGCCGCAAACTGGCTGTCAAGCAGTGTCAGAGGCATAAAATGGCCCTCCCGCGCGCCCATCCGGCCGGCAATAAGATCACGGCTGCCCGACAGGTGCAGGAAGATGACATCACCGCCTGCACCCTCGCGGATCAGATCACGATAGCGCCGGCGCAGGGCAGAACATCCGATCACCACGTCACCTCCGGCCTGCCCGAGTGCAGCGGCAACAGCCGCAAGCCAGGGGCCACGATCACTGTCATCCAGAGGTTCTCCGCGGGACATCTTGGCGACATTCTCAGGCGGATGCAGATCGTCGCCATCGATAAACTGTGCCCCGATGGCTTTTGCAAATCCGGTGCCGACAGAGGTCTTGCCGCAGCCCGAGACCCCCATCACCACGTAGCGCTGCATCAAAGTGATGCCGTTATGCCGCCGTCCACGAAGACGGTTGTGCCGTTCACGAAGGACGATGCCCCCGACGCGAGGAATATACAGGTGCCGACAAGCTCATCAACATTGCCCCAGCGCCCGGCGGGCGTGCGTTTTTCGAGCCAGGCGGAAAACTCAGGATCAGCGACCAGAGCGGCGTTGAGCGGCGTGTCGAAATACCCCGGCGCCAGACCGTTACACTGCAACCCGTATTTGGCCCAGTCAGTGGCCATGCCTTTGGTGAGGTTAGCCACCGCCCCTTTGGTCATTGTATAGGGCGCGATACCAGGACGCGCGAGTGCCGTCTGTACCGAGGCGATGTTGACGATCTTGCCCGCGCCACGCCGGATCATATGACGTGCACAGGCCTGACCCACATGAAAAACGCTGGCGATATTCGTCTGCATCAGCCGGTCAAAGGCATCGGCCGGGAAATCCTCCAGCGGTGTGCGGTGCTGCATGCCCGCGTTGTTTACGAGGATATCGATCGCGCCGGTTTCCTCCTCGAAACCATCCACTGCCGTACGGACGGCGTCGTGATCCGTAACATCGAACGGCAGCAGATGAGGGTTGCCACCCAAATCCTCAGCCGCAACACCGAGCTTGTCCGCATCGCGACCATTGAGAACGATTTCTGCACCTGCTTCCTGCAACCCTTTTGCGAGGGCAAAACCGATCCCCTGAGAGGATCCGGTGATCAGTGCGCGCTTACCGGAAAGGTCGAATAGGGACAGGCTCATGAGGGGGCTCTTTCTGCTCGACTTCGGCACTTCGTTCATTTTATGTTATCGTTAACACGGCTTGTCAAGTTTGCGGCGGGCGGTGCTGCGGGGGAGGTATCTGATGAAATCGGTCGTCATTCATGCGCCGCGCGATCTGCGCATCGAAGAGCGCGAGGCCGCATCTCCGGGCCCCGGCGAAGTTGGGATCACAGTGGCCGCGGGCGGGATCTGCGGCTCTGATCTGCACTACTATAATCATGGTGGTTTCGGCAGCATCAGGCTGCGGGAGCCGATGGTGCTGGGCCACGAGGTTTCGGGATTTATCTCCGCGCTGGGAGCAGGCGTCGAGGGGCTTTCGACCGGCGATCTGGTCGCGGTCTCGCCGTCGCGGCCCTGCCATACGTGTACGTATTGCCAGAAGGGTCAGCACAATCACTGCCTGAACATGCGGTTTTACGGATCCGCAATGCCTTTCCCGCACATCCAGGGCGCGTTTCAGCAGCAGCTTGTCGTTGACCCGCGCCAGTGTGCGCCAGCCGGAGATCTGAGCCCGGGCGAGGCCGCAATGGCAGAGCCCCTTGCGGTCTGCCTGCACGGTGCACGCCAGGCCGGAGAGCTTTTGGGCAAACGCGTGCTGGTCACCGGCTGCGGTCCCATCGGGTTGCTTTGCATCCTTGCTGCACGGCGCGCAGGTGCTGCGGAAATTGTCGCCACGGACCTGACCGGATTTACCCTGCAGATGGCGCGTGAGAACGGTGCGGACAGGGTGATCAATACCGGAGACACGCCAGACGCGCTCAGTGCCTATGAGGCGGATAAGGGATATTTCGACGTGCTCTTTGAGTGCACGGGTGTCGCCCGTGCGCTCGCCGGGGGCATCGCTGCCCTGCGCCCGCGCGGCGTGATCGTTCAGCTCGGCCTGGGCGGTGACATGACGCTGCCTGTACAGGCGCTGACCGCAAAAGAGCTGCAGCTGCGCGGCTCGTTCCGCTTTCACGAAGAGTTCGTCACCGGGGTTGAGCTGATGCGCAAGGGGCTGATCGATGTCAGACCACTGATCACCCAGACCCTTGGTGTGGACGAGGCGGTAAAGGCCTTTGATCTTGCCAGTGACCGGTCGCAGGCTATGAAGGCCCAGATCTCATTTGTGTGACAGCTTTGCGTCAGACCGCCGATCGTCTCTTTCCCTTCGCGGCAGGCTGACTGATAGTGCGCCCGGGCGAGGACTGATCGGAGTGTTCCGGGTCCGCGGCCCTTTATAGACAGGAGTTTGTTTTCCATGAGCAGCGACATCGGCCTTATTGGCCTTGGCACGATGGGGGCCGCACTGGCGCTCAATATCGCCGAAAAGGGGTTCGACATCGCGGTGTGGAACCGGACCACAAGCGTCACACATGATTTTGCGAAGGGTGCCGGTGACCTCGCCTCAAGAATTACATCCACCGAAAGCCTTGAAGGTCTGGTTGCAGCGCTTTCTGAGCCGCGCGCGATTATCCTGATGGTGCCGGCAGGAGACGCGGTTGATGCACAGATCGAAGCCCTGCGTCCACTGATGGGCCCGGACGATCTGATCATCGACGCGGGTAATGCGAACTTTCATGACACCAACCGGCGGGCCCGCGAGGCGACCGGGCCGTTTCTGGGCATCGGAGTGTCGGGTGGTGAGGAAGGCGCGCGCCACGGGCCGTCGATCATGGGCGGTGGCAATCGCGCGCACTGGGACAGGGTTGCGCATATTCTTGAGGCGATCAGCGCAAAATACGAGGGCACACCCTGTGCCACCTGGATGGGCGAAGAGGGTGCGGGGCATTTCGTGAAAGCCGTGCACAACGGGATTGAGTACGCCGACATGCAGATGATCGCTGAGGTGTATGGCATCCTGCGCGATGGGATGGGCATGCAGGCAGCGGAGATCGGTGCTGTGTTTGATCGCTGGAACGAGGGGCCGCTGCGGTCCTATCTGATCGAGATTTCCGGCAAAGTGGCGGGCGCGCACGATACGGTAACGAATGGTCCGCTGCTTGATGTGATCGTGGATGCCGCCGGCCAGAAGGGCACCGGTCGCTGGACGGTAATCGAAGCGCAGCATCTCGCGGCACCAATTCCGGCAATCGAGGCGGCCGTTGTGGCGCGCAATCTCTCCTCGCAGCGGGACGCGCGGGCAGCGGGTGAGGCGCTATTCGGGGCTGCACCGAAAGAGCTGCCTGCGGGCGCTCTGTCTGAAACCGTCCTGGAGCAGGCCATGATCGCTGGCAAAATTCTTTGCTACGCCCAGGGGTTTGCGATGATCTCCGCGGCTTCGGATGCTTTTGGCTGGGCATTGCCTCTGCCTGATATTGCGCGGGTCTGGCGCGAGGGCTGCATCATCCGCTCAGACATGCTGAATGATATGGCCGCCGCGCTGACGGACGATCCGGACCGCAATCTGATGCTGGCACCGGATTTTGCCAACCTGCTTAAACTGAACCACGACGGGCTGCGCGAAGTGGTGGCGCAGGGCGCGCTTTACGGTCTGCCGGTGCCCGCGCTGAGCTCGGGTCTGGCCTATTTCGACGCCATGCGCACGCATCGCGGCACCGCCAATATGATCCAGGGACAGCGTGATTTCTTTGGCCTGCATGGATTTGCGCGCCTTGACGATGGCAGTACCGGACAGCACGGGCCCTGGGCGCAGGGCTGACACATGATCCCGGTGGATATGCTGCCCCTGATCGCGGTTGCGAGTGCTGCTTTTCTGATTGCAGGCACGGTGAAGGGCATCGCGGGGATCGGGCTGCCCACCGCTGCGATTGCGCTGATGACGCTCTTTACGGATCCTCGCACAGCGATCGCGCTGGTGCTGTTCCCGATGATCGGCTCTAACGCCTGGCAGCTCTGGCGGGAGGGTGAAATCATCCGCACCGCAAAACGCTACTGGTTGTTTTCACTGGTTCTTTTCGCGGGTGTGACAATCACTGCCTTCTCCACCCGGGATGCCGGTGACCGGTTTCTGCTGGTGGCACTGGGCGTGGTGATCCTGATTTTCGTGGCTGTCAGCTGGAAAAAACTGGTGCCACCGGTACCGGATAAATATGATACCGCGGCCCAGATCGGGTTTGGTGTTTTTGCAGGGTTCATCGGCGGTATGACCGCGGCGTGGGGCCCGCCGATGGCGATGTATCTGGCCACCCGCGGCGTTCAGAAAGACGAGTTTGTGCGCGCCACGGGCTTCATGATTTTCGTCGGCAGCCTGCCGCTTTGTTATGCTTACGCACGGCTCGGGTTTCTGACCGGGCCTTTAAGCGGCGTGTCGATTGCGATGCTGATCCCGGCCATCGCCGGATTCTCACTGGGCGAAATTCTGCGCCGCAGGCTCTCGGTCGAAGGGTTCCGCAATGCGATCCTTATCGTATTTGTGTTTCTCGGGCTCAACCTGATCCGCCGCGCGATCTGGTACGGTTAAGCCCGCTCAGAAACAGGAGTCCAGCAGTTTCCGGGTATTGCCGCGCTTCATCTCGACCGGATTGCCGCCCGTGCTTGGATCCTTCAGCGCCGCCTCGACCAGGGCGTCAAGATCCGGATCCGTCACCCCCAGCGCGGTCAGGTTTTCCGGAATGCCCAGCCGTGCATTCAGATCGCCCACAAAGGCGCAAAACCCGTCAAAGCCGCCCGTTATGCTCAGATAGTTCGCTGCACGTGCCAGATGGCGGCGCACCTTCGGCCTGTTGAACTGCAGTACCGGCAGCATCACCACCGCATTGGTTGTGCCGTGATGGGTATGGTGCACCGCGCCGATCGGGTGGCTGAGCGCATGGATCGCGCCGAGCCCTTTCTGAAAGGCGGTGGCCCCCATGGCGGCGGCAGACATCATATGGCTGCGTGCCTCAATGTTCCCGCCATCCTCAAATGCCGTGATCAGGTTGTCTTTCACAAGCCGCATGCCTTCGAGGGCGATGCCGTGCGACATCGGGTGGTAGTGCGGCGAGCAGTATGCCTCAAGACAATGCGCAAATGCATCCATGCCGGTCCCCGCGGTGATCGCCGGCGGCATGCCCACCGTCAGTTCCGGGTCGCAGATCACGACGGCTGGCAGCATTCTGGGGTGGAAGATAATCTTCTTTTCCCGGGTTTCCGGATTGGTGATCACACTTGCGCGGCCCACTTCAGAGCCGGTGCCGGCGGTTGTCGGCACTGCCACGACCGGTGCGATGGCATCCGCATCTGCACGGGTCCACCAGTCGCCGACATCCTCGAAATCCCACAAGGGGCGGGTTTGCCCGGCCATGAAGGCCACGGCTTTGCCGAGGTCAAGCCCCGAGCCACCGCCAAAGGCGATCACACCGTCAAAGCCGCCCTCCAGGTAGGCGCGCACCCCGGCCGCCACATTCGCGCCAGTCGGATTTGGGTCGACCTCCGAGAAAACCGCGCGACCGAGGCCCTCTGCGTCCATCAGATCAAGGGTCTTTTGTGTGACCGGCAGTCCGGCAAGCCCTTTGTCCGTCACCAGCAGGGGCCGGGTGATACCTGCAGCCGCGCAGGCCGAGGCTATTTCGCTGATCCGGCCTGCGCCGAAGCGGATGCTGGTCGGATAGGACCAGGTTGCGTGCAGTGTCATGCTGTTTTTGTCTTTCTATTCGCGGCCTTCAGGCCCGTTCAAATCCACGCGCAATTTCCCAGTCGGTGACCGCGCGGTCAAATTCTTCGATTTCCCATTCAGCGGCCCGCGCATAATGGGTGATGACCTCTTCGCCCATCGCGTCTTTGAGCATCTCTGATCCCATCATCCGGGTGCGTGCTTCGGCAAGATTGGCGGGGATGCTTTCCGCGTCGCCCGCATCATAGACGTCACCGGTGGTGGCAGGTGCCAGTGTCAGTTTGTCTTCAATGCCTTTCATGCCCGCCGCCAGCAACGCGGCCTGCGCCAAATAGGGGTTCAGATCGGATCCGCCGATGCGGCATTCGACGCGCACACCTTTTGTCCCCGCCCCGCACAGCCGGAAGCCCGCCGTGCGGTTGTCGACAGACCATACGGTTTTGGTGGGAGCAAAAGTCCCTTTGGCAAAGCGTTTGTAGCTGTTGATATAAGGTGCCAGGAAATACGTGTAATCAGGCGCATAGGCGATGAGACCAGCCATATAGTGGCGCATCAGATCAGACATGCCCAGATCGTCCGACGGATCACGGAACGCATTTTCACCGTCGGACCAGAGCGACTGGTGCACGTGGCTGGAACTGCCGACTTTATCCGCCGCCCATTTCGGCAGAAAGCTTGCGGCATGGCCGTGCTGCCAGGCGATTTCTTTCACCGCATGTTTGGCAATCGAGTGATGATCGGCACAGTCAAGCGCCGGCGCGTAGCGGATGTTCAGCTCTTCCTGCCCGGTCTCGGCTTCGCCCTTGGTATTTTCGACCGGAATGCCCATCGTATGGAGACCGTTGCGCAGCGGGCGCATCACATGCTCTTCCTTGGTGGTCTGGAAGATGTGGTAATCCTCGTTGTAGCCGGAAATCGGCGTCAGATCGCGAAACCCCGTCCTGCGGATTTCTTCGAAGCTCTTCTCAAACAGGAAGAACTCCAGCTCCGTGGCCATCATCGCTGTGAGTCCCATCGCTTCCAGCCGCGCGACCTGTTTTTTCAGCACAGCACGCGGGCTGTGGGCCACCGGCGTTTCGCCGTCGTGCTCGCAGATGTCGCAAAGCACCATTGCCGTACCTTCGAGCCAGGGCACAGGCCGCAGCGTGCTCAGATCAGGGCGCAGCACATAATCGCCGTAGCCTTTCGACCAGCTTGCCGAACTGTAGCCCTCAGGCGTAGCCATTTCCAGATCGGTGGCCAGCAGGTAGGTACAGCAATGGGTTTCTGCGTGCGAATGCTCAAGGAAGTTCGCTGCATGAAAGCGTTTGCCCATCAGCCGTCCCTGCATGTCCACACCGCATACGAGCACGGTATCGGTTGTTCCCTCGGCGACCTGCGTGCGCAGCGCGTCAAGTGTCAGGGGCGTCGTCATATCAGGCTCCAGTTGCTTTTCAGGTACGGACAGCGGGGCGTCCGGTTGCATGCCACCCCGCGGTACATGATCGCCACGTCACAGCGCAATGGTCAAGCAGATGTGCCGCATACACGGCCGGGTTCCGTGACAGGTTGCAATCACGCAGAAAAACGCCGCAGAATGCCACCATCCGTTCAGCCAGAGGGCAGCACTTATGTCCACCCGATCCCGCAAACCGATCGACGGTCTCTCACATGTTATCGGAGACAGCACCGAGCCGCTGCTCGATCTTACCCTGCCCGGTCTGCTGGGCGGGCAGGCAGCGCGTCGGCCCGATCATCCCGCCGCCGTCTTCCGGGCACAGAACATCCGCTGGAGCTATGCGCAGTTTGCAGCGGAAACCGACAGGCTGGCGGGCGGGCTGCACCGCATCGGGCTGCGCAAAGGCGACCGGGTGGGCATCTGGTCTCCAAATCGCGCCGAATGGCTGCTGACCCAGTTTGCCACAGCACGGATCGGTGCCATTCTGGTGTGCATCAATCCGGCCTACCGGCTCTCTGAGCTGGAGTATGCGCTTAACGATGTTGGGTGCAGCGCGCTGGTGACGGCCCGCAGTTTCCGCAGCTCTGACTACACAGGCATGCTGGCCAGCCTGGCACCGGAGCTTGCTACCGCCACGCCCGGCGATCTGCGGGCCGCGCGCCTGCCGCAACTGCGGGCCGTGATTGCCATCGGTGACGGCGCTGCACCTCCGGGCATGCTGAGCTTTGATGAGGTCTGCGCGCAGGGTGACGATGTGACCGCGCCCGACCTTGACGTCATCACCGCCGGTCTTGACCCGCAGGACCCGATCAATATCCAGTTTACCTCCGGCACCACAGGAAGCCCCAAGGGCGCCTGCCTCACGCACCACAATATCGTAAACAACGCCCATTTTGTGACCCGCGCGCTGGAGCTGACCGAGGCGGACCGGCTTTGTATTCCCGTTCCCTTTTACCACTGTTTCGGCATGGTCATGGGCACCCTTGGCT is part of the Roseobacter ponti genome and encodes:
- a CDS encoding ABC transporter ATP-binding protein, with the translated sequence MAPVLSIDQVSLRYPGADQPILQDFSLTVERGAFVAIVGGSGVGKSTLLRAIAGLLQPDQGEVTLDSAERPGQRRRAIVFQDGRLMPWRTLRSNVEYGLEGLSLPAGERTARIEEVLRLTGLEELGDRYPHQLSGGQVQRGGIARALAVKPDVLLMDEPFSAVDALTRSSLQDELTQIWQASGAAVIFVTHDIAEAAFLADRVVVLSGQPAGIAFDEPVPVERPRKRETSELGRFSDAVAAAL
- a CDS encoding gluconokinase — its product is MQRYVVMGVSGCGKTSVGTGFAKAIGAQFIDGDDLHPPENVAKMSRGEPLDDSDRGPWLAAVAAALGQAGGDVVIGCSALRRRYRDLIREGAGGDVIFLHLSGSRDLIAGRMGAREGHFMPLTLLDSQFAALEPPGPDETCITVDIDRSEAQVVQYLVRQTQDLRGDGRA
- a CDS encoding SDR family oxidoreductase, translated to MSLSLFDLSGKRALITGSSQGIGFALAKGLQEAGAEIVLNGRDADKLGVAAEDLGGNPHLLPFDVTDHDAVRTAVDGFEEETGAIDILVNNAGMQHRTPLEDFPADAFDRLMQTNIASVFHVGQACARHMIRRGAGKIVNIASVQTALARPGIAPYTMTKGAVANLTKGMATDWAKYGLQCNGLAPGYFDTPLNAALVADPEFSAWLEKRTPAGRWGNVDELVGTCIFLASGASSFVNGTTVFVDGGITASL
- a CDS encoding L-idonate 5-dehydrogenase; the protein is MKSVVIHAPRDLRIEEREAASPGPGEVGITVAAGGICGSDLHYYNHGGFGSIRLREPMVLGHEVSGFISALGAGVEGLSTGDLVAVSPSRPCHTCTYCQKGQHNHCLNMRFYGSAMPFPHIQGAFQQQLVVDPRQCAPAGDLSPGEAAMAEPLAVCLHGARQAGELLGKRVLVTGCGPIGLLCILAARRAGAAEIVATDLTGFTLQMARENGADRVINTGDTPDALSAYEADKGYFDVLFECTGVARALAGGIAALRPRGVIVQLGLGGDMTLPVQALTAKELQLRGSFRFHEEFVTGVELMRKGLIDVRPLITQTLGVDEAVKAFDLASDRSQAMKAQISFV
- the gndA gene encoding NADP-dependent phosphogluconate dehydrogenase; translation: MSSDIGLIGLGTMGAALALNIAEKGFDIAVWNRTTSVTHDFAKGAGDLASRITSTESLEGLVAALSEPRAIILMVPAGDAVDAQIEALRPLMGPDDLIIDAGNANFHDTNRRAREATGPFLGIGVSGGEEGARHGPSIMGGGNRAHWDRVAHILEAISAKYEGTPCATWMGEEGAGHFVKAVHNGIEYADMQMIAEVYGILRDGMGMQAAEIGAVFDRWNEGPLRSYLIEISGKVAGAHDTVTNGPLLDVIVDAAGQKGTGRWTVIEAQHLAAPIPAIEAAVVARNLSSQRDARAAGEALFGAAPKELPAGALSETVLEQAMIAGKILCYAQGFAMISAASDAFGWALPLPDIARVWREGCIIRSDMLNDMAAALTDDPDRNLMLAPDFANLLKLNHDGLREVVAQGALYGLPVPALSSGLAYFDAMRTHRGTANMIQGQRDFFGLHGFARLDDGSTGQHGPWAQG
- a CDS encoding sulfite exporter TauE/SafE family protein produces the protein MIPVDMLPLIAVASAAFLIAGTVKGIAGIGLPTAAIALMTLFTDPRTAIALVLFPMIGSNAWQLWREGEIIRTAKRYWLFSLVLFAGVTITAFSTRDAGDRFLLVALGVVILIFVAVSWKKLVPPVPDKYDTAAQIGFGVFAGFIGGMTAAWGPPMAMYLATRGVQKDEFVRATGFMIFVGSLPLCYAYARLGFLTGPLSGVSIAMLIPAIAGFSLGEILRRRLSVEGFRNAILIVFVFLGLNLIRRAIWYG
- a CDS encoding iron-containing alcohol dehydrogenase, with the protein product MTLHATWSYPTSIRFGAGRISEIASACAAAGITRPLLVTDKGLAGLPVTQKTLDLMDAEGLGRAVFSEVDPNPTGANVAAGVRAYLEGGFDGVIAFGGGSGLDLGKAVAFMAGQTRPLWDFEDVGDWWTRADADAIAPVVAVPTTAGTGSEVGRASVITNPETREKKIIFHPRMLPAVVICDPELTVGMPPAITAGTGMDAFAHCLEAYCSPHYHPMSHGIALEGMRLVKDNLITAFEDGGNIEARSHMMSAAAMGATAFQKGLGAIHALSHPIGAVHHTHHGTTNAVVMLPVLQFNRPKVRRHLARAANYLSITGGFDGFCAFVGDLNARLGIPENLTALGVTDPDLDALVEAALKDPSTGGNPVEMKRGNTRKLLDSCF
- a CDS encoding glutamine synthetase family protein — its product is MTTPLTLDALRTQVAEGTTDTVLVCGVDMQGRLMGKRFHAANFLEHSHAETHCCTYLLATDLEMATPEGYSSASWSKGYGDYVLRPDLSTLRPVPWLEGTAMVLCDICEHDGETPVAHSPRAVLKKQVARLEAMGLTAMMATELEFFLFEKSFEEIRRTGFRDLTPISGYNEDYHIFQTTKEEHVMRPLRNGLHTMGIPVENTKGEAETGQEELNIRYAPALDCADHHSIAKHAVKEIAWQHGHAASFLPKWAADKVGSSSHVHQSLWSDGENAFRDPSDDLGMSDLMRHYMAGLIAYAPDYTYFLAPYINSYKRFAKGTFAPTKTVWSVDNRTAGFRLCGAGTKGVRVECRIGGSDLNPYLAQAALLAAGMKGIEDKLTLAPATTGDVYDAGDAESIPANLAEARTRMMGSEMLKDAMGEEVITHYARAAEWEIEEFDRAVTDWEIARGFERA